The Mycolicibacterium aichiense region CTACCTGGAGGTGGCCGCCGGCGTCACCGTCTTCATCCTGGCCGGGCGCTACTTCGAGGCGCGGGCGAAGTCGCGGGCCGGCAGCGCGTTGCGCGCGCTGGCCGCTCTCAGCGCAAAGAACGTGACGGTGCTGCTGGCCGACGGCAGTGAAATGGTGCTGCCGGCAGACGAACTCAAAGAGCAGCAGAAATTCGTGGTGCGCCCCGGCGAGACCATCGCCGCCGACGGGTTGGTGATCGAGGGTGACGCCGCGATCGACATGAGCGCGATGACCGGCGAAGCCAAGCCGTCGCGTGCGCACCCGGGTGCACCGGTGGTCGGCGGAACAGTGGTGCTCGACGGCCGGTTGATCGTCGAGGCCGCTGCCGTGGGTTCCGACACCCAGTTCGCCGGGATGGTGCGGCTGGTCGAAGAAGCGCAAGCGCAGAAAGCTGACGCTCAGCGACTGGCCGACCGGATCGCCGGTGTCTTCGTGCCGGTCGTGTTCGGAATCGCGGCACTGACGGCGATGGGCTGGCTGTTGGCCGGAGCCGACGCCGACCGGGTGTTCTCGGCCGCGCTGGCGGTGCTGGTGATCGCCTGCCCCTGCGCGCTGGGGCTGGCGACCCCGACGGCGATGATGGTGGCCTCCGGACGCGGCGCACAGCTCGGCATCTTCCTGAAGGGCTACCGGGCGCTCGAAGCCATCCGCGCGGTGGACACCGTGGTGTTCGACAAGACCGGCACGCTGACCACCGGGCATCTCGCGGTCACCGAGGTGACCGTTGCCGACGGCGCGCGGCCCGACGAGATCCTGGCGCTCGCCGCGGCTGTCGAGGCCGCCTCCGAACATGCTGTCGCAGTGGCCATCACGACCGCCACCGACGAGCGCCGGCCGGTGGAGGACTTCCGCGCCCATCCGGGTCGCGGGGTCACCGGCACGGTATCGGGGCGGCGGGTGACGGTCGGGCGCCCGTCCTGGGTCGCCGGGCAGACCGACCTGCCCGAGTCGGTTCAGGCGGCTCGACGAAGCGGCGAATCACGCGGGGAGACGGTGGTATTCGTCGCCGTCGACGGGCAGGTGTGTGGTGCCGTGGCGGTGGCCGACGCGGTCAAGGAATCGGCCGCGGGCGCGGTGGCCGCCTTGCACCGCCGCGGGCTGCGTACCGTGCTGCTCACCGGCGACAACGCCGCCGCCGCAGGAGCGGTCGCCGCGGAGGTCGGTATCGACGAAGTCATCGCCGAGGTGCTGCCCGAAGGCAAGGTCGACGTCATCGAGCAGCTGCGCGACCAGGGCCGAGTGGTCGCCATGGTCGGCGACGGCATCAACGATGGTCCCGCGCTGGCGTCGGCGGACTTGGGCCTGGCCATCGGACGCGGCACCGACGTGGCGATCGGCGCCGCCGACATCATCCTGGTGCGCGACGATCTCGACATCGTCCCGCAGGCACTCGACCTGGCCAAGGCCACCATGCGCACGATCCGGACCAACCTGTACTGGGCATTCGGTTACAACGTGGCAGCCATCCCGATCGCCGCGGCCGGATTCCTCAATCCGCTCATCGCCGGTGCGGCGATGGCGTTCTCGTCGTTCTTCGTCGTCTCGAACAGCCTGCGGCTGCGCAACTTCGACGCCCGCTAACGAAAGGCATATCTCGTGTCGAACACGTTCACGATCACCGGTCTGCACTGCCAGAGCTGCGTGCGGGTGGTCACCGGTGCTCTTGCGGCGCTGCCAACCGTCAGTGTCGTCGACATCGACCTCGACCCCGAGGGCGCGTCGATCGTGCGGGTCGACGGCGAGGTCACCGTCGACCAGGTGCGCGAGGCGCTGGCAGACGAGGATTACACCGTCGTAGGCTGAGATCTCAAGCGCCCCAGGATAACTCGGTGACTCCCGAAGCCATGCTGTGGCTTGCGCTGGACCTGATCGGGACGTTTGTGTTCGCGCTCAACGGCGCATTGACCGCAGTGCGCGCCGCTCGTCTCGACATCGTCGGGGTGGTCACACTCGGCATGATGACCGCCCTGGGCGGTGGCGTCATCCGGGATGTGATCATCGGCGACATCCCGCCTGCGACGTTTCGTGACTGGCGATACTTCGCGCTCGCCGTCGCCGGCGGGCTGCTCGCCTTCGCACTCAGCAAGCTGTTGCACCGGTTGGAGGCCGCGATCACGGTGTTCGATGCAATGGGCCTGAGCGTGTTCGCGGTGATCGGGACTGCCAAGGCGGCGGCATTCGGGTTGGGTGTCGCCCCGACGTTGCTGCTGGGCGTGGTCACCGCGGTGGGCGGCGGCACTATTCGCGACGTCCTGATCGGGCAGATCCCCACCGTGCTGCGCAGCGAACTGTATGCGATCCCGGCCCTGATGGCGGCGGCGATCACGGTCGGCGCCATTCGGCTGGACTGCTACGGGTTGGCGGCCGCCCTGGCCGCCGCGGCGGTGTGTTTCGTCATCCGGAT contains the following coding sequences:
- a CDS encoding heavy metal translocating P-type ATPase — protein: MTVSVVGGSAATNESDASQRVELDVSGMSCAACAARVETKLNKVDGVRASVNYATRVASIDAPESVATEDLCEVIRKAGYDAAPRSAAAAETADPDDTLARSLLRRLAIAAVLFVPLADLSVMFAVVPSTRFTGWGWLLTALAAPIVTWAAWPFHRVALRNARHGTASMETLISVGVTAATLWSLYTIFIGHRERRSDGIWQALLSSDSIYLEVAAGVTVFILAGRYFEARAKSRAGSALRALAALSAKNVTVLLADGSEMVLPADELKEQQKFVVRPGETIAADGLVIEGDAAIDMSAMTGEAKPSRAHPGAPVVGGTVVLDGRLIVEAAAVGSDTQFAGMVRLVEEAQAQKADAQRLADRIAGVFVPVVFGIAALTAMGWLLAGADADRVFSAALAVLVIACPCALGLATPTAMMVASGRGAQLGIFLKGYRALEAIRAVDTVVFDKTGTLTTGHLAVTEVTVADGARPDEILALAAAVEAASEHAVAVAITTATDERRPVEDFRAHPGRGVTGTVSGRRVTVGRPSWVAGQTDLPESVQAARRSGESRGETVVFVAVDGQVCGAVAVADAVKESAAGAVAALHRRGLRTVLLTGDNAAAAGAVAAEVGIDEVIAEVLPEGKVDVIEQLRDQGRVVAMVGDGINDGPALASADLGLAIGRGTDVAIGAADIILVRDDLDIVPQALDLAKATMRTIRTNLYWAFGYNVAAIPIAAAGFLNPLIAGAAMAFSSFFVVSNSLRLRNFDAR
- a CDS encoding heavy-metal-associated domain-containing protein, coding for MSNTFTITGLHCQSCVRVVTGALAALPTVSVVDIDLDPEGASIVRVDGEVTVDQVREALADEDYTVVG
- a CDS encoding trimeric intracellular cation channel family protein, encoding MLWLALDLIGTFVFALNGALTAVRAARLDIVGVVTLGMMTALGGGVIRDVIIGDIPPATFRDWRYFALAVAGGLLAFALSKLLHRLEAAITVFDAMGLSVFAVIGTAKAAAFGLGVAPTLLLGVVTAVGGGTIRDVLIGQIPTVLRSELYAIPALMAAAITVGAIRLDCYGLAAALAAAAVCFVIRMLGVRFGLNAPGPLGTDR